In a genomic window of Desulfovibrio sp. JC022:
- a CDS encoding glycogen/starch/alpha-glucan phosphorylase has protein sequence MKKSSFKVKKQNDRKSLTEDIRDHVIYSLSKEVKDASEWDAGKALALALRDRLVERMIGTRDRYRRVKAKRMYYFSIEYLLGRCLGNSLCNMELLDLCEDIFKDLGYDLDEVRASERDPALGNGGLGRLAACFLDSLATLDLPGCGYGIHYEYGLFRQSIHNGYQKELADYWMKEGMPLQIARPDQSVIVPLYGRVENAVTPSGEYLPMWVDWDDLIGVPHDIPVVGYGGKTVNYLRLFAARASDNFDMGIFNHGDYIRAVQRKVESEMVSKVLYPSESVSFGKELRLVQEYFLVACGLRDITRRFMVQNKNFEEFADYVAIQLNDTHPALTVVELMRYLVDERRVEWEKAWEITRATCAYTNHTLLPEALELWSVSLMEKVLPRHLQIIYEINSRFLKKVEGKYPDDTEKLRRMSLICEDGVKKVRMANLAVVGSHSVNGVSELHSELVKTRLFLDFYELDPKKFNNKTNGVTPRRWMLKANPALSSLLTETLGDGWITDLNQLRKLEEHVNDSEFRTRFMAAKRANKIRLGNFINATLDINIPPDAIFDIQAKRIHEYKRQLLNVLHIMHLYLELVDNEVEPSCSRAFIFAGKAAPGYWEAKQIIKLIHSVADVVNNDPRAEGILKVAFVPDYRVSLAEKIIPACDVSEQISTAGTEASGTGNMKFAMNGALTVGTYDGANIEMLEEVGGDNFYLFGLKQEEVEKALREGSYHPREIYNHSPEIRQVFTALLENRFSPDGPDLFRWIVDKLLTDNEQYMHLADFKSYSDAQKRIDKDYTDRELWAGKAILNTARMGKFSTDRTMREYAEDIWKIKPVKGKS, from the coding sequence ATGAAAAAAAGCAGCTTCAAGGTCAAAAAGCAGAATGACCGCAAAAGTCTTACCGAGGATATCAGAGACCATGTTATTTATTCTCTGAGTAAGGAAGTTAAGGATGCCAGTGAATGGGATGCCGGTAAGGCCCTTGCTCTGGCATTGCGTGACAGACTGGTGGAGAGGATGATCGGGACCCGTGACCGTTACCGCCGGGTGAAAGCCAAGCGCATGTATTATTTTTCTATTGAATATCTGCTGGGCCGTTGCCTTGGTAATTCCCTGTGCAATATGGAGCTGCTGGATTTGTGCGAGGATATTTTTAAGGACCTCGGTTACGATCTGGATGAGGTCCGGGCCAGTGAACGCGATCCTGCTCTAGGTAACGGAGGACTCGGCAGGCTGGCTGCTTGTTTTCTTGATTCGCTGGCAACACTTGACCTTCCCGGCTGCGGTTACGGGATCCATTACGAGTACGGTCTGTTCAGGCAATCCATTCATAACGGTTATCAGAAAGAGCTTGCAGACTACTGGATGAAAGAAGGTATGCCGCTTCAGATTGCCCGCCCTGACCAATCAGTTATCGTTCCCCTTTACGGAAGGGTGGAGAATGCGGTTACGCCCAGCGGCGAGTATTTGCCTATGTGGGTGGATTGGGATGATCTCATCGGTGTTCCGCATGATATTCCCGTGGTCGGGTACGGTGGTAAGACGGTAAATTATCTACGTTTGTTTGCGGCACGGGCATCTGATAATTTCGATATGGGAATCTTCAACCACGGCGATTATATTCGGGCTGTGCAGCGCAAAGTTGAGTCCGAGATGGTCTCTAAAGTTCTATATCCGTCGGAGTCTGTATCGTTCGGTAAGGAGCTGCGGCTGGTTCAGGAGTATTTTCTTGTGGCTTGCGGTCTGCGTGACATTACGCGCAGGTTTATGGTCCAGAACAAAAATTTTGAAGAATTTGCTGATTACGTTGCCATTCAGCTTAATGATACCCACCCGGCTCTGACCGTTGTAGAGCTGATGCGTTATCTGGTGGATGAACGGCGTGTTGAATGGGAGAAAGCCTGGGAAATTACTCGTGCTACCTGCGCCTATACCAACCATACTCTGTTGCCGGAGGCCCTTGAATTGTGGTCCGTTTCTTTGATGGAAAAGGTTCTGCCGCGCCATTTACAGATTATTTATGAGATTAACAGCCGTTTTTTGAAAAAGGTTGAGGGCAAATATCCCGATGACACTGAGAAACTGCGCCGGATGTCTCTGATCTGTGAAGATGGGGTAAAGAAGGTCCGTATGGCTAATCTGGCTGTGGTCGGTTCCCATTCTGTGAACGGGGTATCCGAACTCCACTCAGAGTTGGTTAAAACCCGTTTGTTCCTTGATTTTTATGAGCTTGATCCCAAAAAATTCAACAATAAAACAAATGGGGTAACCCCGCGACGCTGGATGCTGAAAGCCAATCCCGCGCTCTCTTCGCTGCTGACCGAGACCCTTGGAGATGGCTGGATTACCGATTTGAACCAGCTGCGTAAATTGGAAGAACACGTCAATGACAGTGAATTCCGTACCCGATTCATGGCGGCCAAGCGGGCCAATAAAATTCGGCTGGGCAATTTCATCAATGCCACTTTGGACATTAATATCCCGCCGGATGCCATCTTCGATATTCAGGCCAAGCGTATCCATGAATATAAACGCCAGTTGCTGAATGTGCTCCACATCATGCATCTCTATCTTGAGTTGGTGGACAATGAAGTGGAGCCTTCCTGCTCCCGTGCATTCATTTTTGCGGGTAAGGCCGCTCCCGGTTATTGGGAGGCCAAGCAGATCATTAAGCTGATCCATTCTGTGGCTGATGTAGTCAACAATGATCCTCGCGCCGAAGGCATACTCAAGGTGGCCTTTGTGCCTGATTACCGGGTTTCTCTGGCAGAGAAGATTATTCCGGCCTGTGATGTGAGTGAGCAGATTTCAACCGCTGGCACCGAGGCTTCGGGAACCGGAAATATGAAGTTCGCCATGAACGGGGCCTTGACTGTGGGCACCTACGACGGGGCAAATATTGAGATGCTGGAAGAGGTGGGAGGTGATAATTTCTACCTCTTCGGGCTGAAGCAGGAAGAAGTGGAAAAAGCCTTGCGCGAAGGAAGTTACCATCCGCGTGAAATTTACAACCATAGTCCTGAAATCAGGCAGGTCTTCACTGCTTTGCTGGAAAACAGGTTTTCACCCGACGGCCCGGACCTGTTCCGCTGGATAGTGGATAAGCTGCTCACTGATAATGAGCAGTACATGCATCTGGCTGATTTTAAATCATACAGCGATGCCCAGAAACGGATCGATAAGGATTATACCGATAGGGAACTCTGGGCAGGAAAGGCAATTTTAAATACCGCACGTATGGGCAAGTTTTCTACTGACCGGACCATGCGCGAGTATGCGGAAGACATCTGGAAAATTAAACCAGTCAAAGGTAAGTCATAG
- a CDS encoding DUF4301 family protein gives MKSSDNKNSMKNLEKTLRKAEKVIQQIINSGVAEDTIVEQIQRFRAGFPSTPLLRPCTPDDGITIINDHERQRLIEIFKQAAENGRITKFVPASGAATRMFKSLLAVYNSSEEEIPNLESSDENVVFCRTFINSLPKFAFHDELKQLMAGNGKDLDNAFQTMDFRTILHYVLSPEGLNYGGLPKGLIPFHGYPDHPRTPFAEHIIEAMEYARDTKNRVRAHFTVPPAHRERIEKHISEILKRYPEMDFRISYSEQRKQTNTIAVDLSGEGFRTNDDRLLFRPAGHGALLINLNDLQGDIVFLKNIDNVAPDHLKSDTIEYKQILGGLLVELQKEIFSHVRRIKHETIDTNMLKTIEKFITDRLSLPLPDSYGLMSKEDKSAWLLSKLDRPIRVCGMVENTGEPGGGPFWVADPDGVPARQIVEKSQVDLDDPAQAKCLSKATHFNPVDIICGLRDFEGKPFNLLERIDKDSGFISVKSKDGKELKAMELPGLWNGSMADWTTIFVEVPLSTFSPVKTVNDLLKSEHQPAS, from the coding sequence ATGAAATCGTCAGATAATAAAAACAGCATGAAAAATCTGGAAAAAACGCTAAGGAAAGCTGAAAAAGTCATTCAACAAATTATCAACAGCGGAGTGGCTGAAGACACCATAGTAGAACAAATACAAAGATTTCGCGCGGGCTTTCCAAGCACCCCGCTGCTCAGGCCGTGCACCCCCGATGACGGCATAACCATAATAAACGACCATGAACGCCAACGACTGATTGAAATTTTCAAACAAGCTGCTGAAAATGGACGGATAACCAAATTCGTTCCCGCTTCCGGGGCAGCTACACGCATGTTCAAATCCCTGCTGGCAGTTTACAATTCCAGCGAAGAAGAAATCCCCAACCTCGAAAGCAGTGATGAAAACGTCGTATTCTGCCGCACATTTATTAATTCACTGCCAAAATTCGCATTTCATGATGAACTGAAACAACTCATGGCAGGTAATGGCAAAGACCTGGATAATGCCTTCCAGACCATGGATTTCAGAACCATATTGCATTATGTACTCAGCCCGGAAGGGTTGAATTACGGCGGACTGCCCAAAGGACTGATCCCTTTCCACGGTTATCCCGACCATCCGCGAACTCCGTTTGCCGAGCACATTATCGAGGCTATGGAATATGCCCGAGATACAAAGAACAGAGTTCGAGCTCATTTTACTGTCCCTCCGGCGCACAGGGAAAGAATTGAAAAGCACATCTCCGAAATATTAAAACGGTACCCGGAAATGGATTTCAGGATTTCATATTCAGAGCAACGCAAACAAACCAACACCATCGCCGTGGACCTCAGTGGGGAAGGATTCCGCACAAACGATGACCGCCTACTTTTCAGGCCCGCCGGACATGGTGCCCTGCTGATAAACCTGAACGATCTACAGGGTGACATCGTCTTCCTGAAAAATATCGATAACGTTGCACCGGATCATCTGAAATCCGACACCATTGAGTACAAGCAAATTCTAGGCGGGTTACTGGTAGAATTACAAAAAGAAATTTTCAGCCATGTTCGCCGCATCAAACACGAAACCATTGATACAAACATGCTGAAAACCATAGAAAAATTCATTACCGACCGCCTTTCCTTACCGCTGCCGGACTCATATGGTTTAATGTCGAAAGAGGATAAATCCGCATGGCTGCTTTCCAAGCTCGACCGGCCGATCAGGGTTTGCGGGATGGTTGAAAATACAGGAGAACCCGGCGGCGGGCCATTCTGGGTGGCTGATCCGGATGGTGTTCCGGCAAGGCAGATTGTAGAAAAAAGTCAGGTAGATCTTGATGATCCGGCTCAGGCAAAATGCTTAAGTAAGGCAACGCACTTCAACCCGGTGGATATTATCTGCGGACTGCGCGATTTCGAAGGCAAGCCTTTTAACCTGCTCGAGAGAATCGATAAGGATTCCGGCTTTATCTCAGTAAAATCAAAAGATGGAAAGGAATTGAAAGCCATGGAACTTCCCGGACTATGGAACGGTTCCATGGCCGACTGGACCACAATTTTTGTTGAAGTGCCCCTAAGTACTTTTTCACCGGTAAAAACCGTGAATGATTTACTAAAGTCTGAACATCAACCCGCAAGTTGA
- a CDS encoding ATP-binding cassette domain-containing protein has protein sequence MKELYRLENVRQRYNGRQVLSIERFIVGEGTIVGLAGHNGSGKSTLMRMLAFLESPDSGKIFYDGRGIEGPELALRREVTMLTQEPYLLKRSVAANVAYGLELRGEKNVRDKVCDSLSRVGLEPEKFMHRHWFELSGGEAQRVALAARLALNPRVLLLDEPTASLDLESTQLIHDAAVSARDKQGTTLVIVSHDHFWLEEVSDVIFRLDSGQLAG, from the coding sequence ATGAAGGAATTGTACAGGCTGGAAAATGTCCGCCAGCGTTACAACGGACGGCAGGTGCTTTCCATAGAAAGATTTATTGTAGGCGAGGGGACCATCGTGGGGCTTGCCGGGCATAACGGCAGCGGAAAAAGCACCCTCATGCGTATGCTTGCTTTTTTGGAAAGTCCGGATTCCGGTAAAATATTTTATGACGGCAGGGGAATTGAGGGACCTGAGCTTGCCCTGCGGCGTGAAGTTACCATGCTTACTCAGGAACCATACCTGCTTAAGCGTTCCGTAGCCGCAAACGTGGCCTACGGCCTTGAGTTGCGCGGAGAAAAGAATGTCCGCGACAAGGTATGCGACTCCCTTTCACGGGTCGGTCTGGAGCCGGAAAAATTCATGCACCGCCATTGGTTCGAACTTTCCGGCGGGGAAGCCCAGCGAGTGGCCCTTGCGGCCCGTCTGGCCCTTAACCCACGAGTGTTGCTCCTTGACGAACCTACTGCCAGCCTTGATTTGGAATCTACGCAGCTGATACACGATGCTGCTGTTTCCGCTCGTGATAAGCAGGGAACCACCCTTGTTATTGTCAGCCACGATCATTTTTGGCTGGAAGAGGTTTCTGATGTGATTTTCCGTTTGGACAGCGGTCAACTTGCGGGTTGA
- a CDS encoding ABC transporter permease — protein sequence MDFILNGFWQAFVLLFSADPETYSAIFTTICVTTISISVTLILGAPLGFLLGYHEFPGKRAIRLIADTLLSFPTVVIGLLVYAMLSRRGPMGEMELLFTIPGIAVGQTLLGLPIVIAMMATAVENLDLRLKQTLLTLGASHSQILRTTLWEARYSLILAAAAAYGRIVSEIGISMMVGGNIKWHTRTITTAIALETGKGEFAMGIALGLVLMMIAFTVNYFMSGIRKRAGQ from the coding sequence ATGGATTTTATTTTAAATGGTTTCTGGCAGGCGTTTGTACTGCTTTTTTCAGCTGACCCGGAAACCTATTCCGCCATTTTCACCACCATATGCGTGACCACTATTTCTATCAGCGTAACCCTGATTCTCGGTGCGCCGCTGGGATTCCTGCTCGGCTATCACGAATTTCCCGGTAAAAGGGCTATACGCCTTATTGCCGATACCCTGCTTTCTTTTCCCACTGTTGTTATCGGGTTGCTGGTTTATGCCATGCTATCCCGCAGGGGCCCTATGGGTGAGATGGAACTTCTTTTCACCATTCCCGGTATTGCCGTAGGGCAGACTCTGCTCGGATTGCCTATTGTCATTGCCATGATGGCTACGGCGGTGGAAAATCTTGACCTGCGCCTCAAGCAGACCCTGCTTACCCTTGGTGCTTCCCACAGCCAGATTTTACGCACCACCCTCTGGGAGGCCCGTTACAGCCTCATTCTTGCTGCTGCCGCTGCTTACGGACGCATTGTTTCCGAGATCGGTATTTCCATGATGGTCGGCGGGAATATCAAATGGCATACCCGGACCATCACTACCGCCATTGCCCTTGAAACAGGTAAAGGTGAGTTTGCCATGGGCATCGCGCTTGGTCTGGTGCTGATGATGATTGCCTTTACAGTTAATTATTTTATGTCCGGCATCAGGAAAAGGGCGGGCCAGTAA
- a CDS encoding substrate-binding domain-containing protein, translating into MKKLKVLLLAFALVSLLVAPGLVKAETLMMATTTSTDNTGLLDELAPMFKKDTGIELKWTAVGTGKALKMGQNCDVDVLMVHAPAAEKKYVGMGALKDRREVMYNDFVIIGPDSDPAGVKGLPVVQAMKAIADSKAAFVSRGDNSGTNKKEISLWKVAGMAVPDKAKWYIQTGQGMIKSITVAEERDAYIMTDRGTFIKYSANKNGSPELNVLVEGDKSLFNQYSVLAVDPANCKNAKYELATKFSEWMASPKTQKAIGNFKLLGKKLFIPNAK; encoded by the coding sequence ATGAAAAAACTTAAAGTATTGCTGCTTGCTTTCGCTCTCGTTTCCCTGCTCGTTGCTCCGGGACTGGTCAAGGCTGAAACCCTGATGATGGCTACCACCACCAGTACAGATAACACCGGCCTGCTTGATGAACTGGCTCCTATGTTTAAAAAGGATACCGGAATCGAACTGAAATGGACCGCTGTAGGCACCGGTAAGGCTCTCAAAATGGGCCAGAACTGCGATGTTGATGTTCTTATGGTGCATGCTCCCGCTGCTGAAAAAAAATACGTTGGTATGGGCGCGCTCAAAGATCGCCGCGAAGTAATGTACAATGACTTCGTAATTATCGGTCCCGATTCCGATCCCGCAGGTGTTAAAGGTCTTCCTGTTGTGCAGGCCATGAAAGCTATTGCTGATTCCAAGGCTGCTTTTGTTAGCCGTGGTGACAACTCCGGTACCAACAAAAAAGAAATTTCCCTCTGGAAAGTAGCTGGCATGGCTGTTCCTGATAAAGCCAAATGGTACATCCAGACCGGACAGGGCATGATCAAAAGTATCACCGTTGCTGAAGAACGCGATGCTTACATCATGACTGACCGCGGTACTTTCATTAAATACAGTGCCAACAAAAACGGCTCCCCTGAACTGAATGTTCTGGTGGAAGGCGATAAGTCCCTCTTCAACCAGTACAGCGTATTGGCTGTTGATCCCGCGAACTGCAAGAATGCCAAGTACGAACTGGCAACCAAGTTCTCCGAGTGGATGGCTTCCCCCAAGACTCAGAAAGCTATCGGCAATTTTAAGCTGCTCGGTAAAAAGCTCTTCATTCCTAACGCTAAATAA
- the fdhD gene encoding formate dehydrogenase accessory sulfurtransferase FdhD, with translation MMKESFSYTIKEYSGGEFKEKEISSILEVPLTINLNGREVVTLLTTARYPDYLAVGFLKSDAYIASRDQVTDLKITEYEDRIIADVSTSHDPWKGRVLEYSITSGCGKGTNFGRNVSTISKRNINSQLTVTPEQILKHANELHSRSTLYNKTRGCHNSSLCTPEEMLYFREDIGRHNAIDMIVGQCFLENVPTDGKMIVSTGRVASEILLKAVRIGVPVLASTAVATSFSVELARKIGITLIGNISKTGFWVYNDQGRISGL, from the coding sequence ATGATGAAAGAAAGTTTCAGCTATACAATAAAAGAATATTCCGGTGGTGAATTCAAGGAAAAAGAGATCAGCAGCATCCTTGAAGTCCCTTTGACCATCAATCTTAACGGCCGTGAAGTGGTAACTCTGCTGACCACTGCCCGCTATCCGGATTACCTTGCCGTGGGCTTCCTTAAATCGGACGCCTATATAGCTTCCCGCGATCAGGTTACCGACCTTAAAATAACTGAATACGAAGACCGCATCATCGCGGACGTAAGTACCAGCCATGATCCATGGAAGGGCCGGGTCCTCGAATATTCAATCACTTCCGGCTGCGGTAAAGGCACCAACTTCGGACGCAATGTTTCCACCATTTCCAAACGGAATATCAACTCACAACTGACGGTTACACCGGAGCAGATTCTCAAACATGCCAACGAGCTGCATTCCCGCTCCACTCTTTATAACAAGACCCGCGGCTGCCATAATTCATCCCTGTGTACCCCCGAAGAAATGCTCTACTTCCGGGAAGACATCGGCCGCCACAATGCCATTGATATGATCGTAGGCCAGTGTTTTCTTGAAAATGTGCCCACAGACGGCAAAATGATTGTTTCCACCGGGCGGGTGGCCTCGGAAATCCTGCTCAAAGCCGTACGCATCGGAGTTCCGGTGCTGGCCTCCACTGCTGTGGCAACCAGTTTTTCCGTAGAGCTGGCCCGCAAGATCGGTATCACCCTCATCGGCAATATCTCCAAAACCGGATTCTGGGTTTACAACGATCAAGGCCGTATCAGCGGCTTGTAA
- a CDS encoding formate dehydrogenase accessory protein FdhE, which yields MNFDYNNAKEQLDKKVSELREKPFLPEELVNLIANVAAIQLEAQQHSSPTIPTNLASAEANLQGRPLLTREDFTYDYEQACKLVDSLAEMVSKEEGPIAEASTLITANIKSGELDLKEAFKAYLETNEDFFMGWAEKMPEAPRTLSFLIQSALTPSIKTVAAALADKLPEIEADTSERADNEELDFELEQPAPRNHGHCPICGSVPFMHTLHHQQGFRYASCSFCHTEYRVRRMACAYCDETNADNLKFFTVEEAPGYRVDVCDSCKTYLKTTDFRKLDRTSVPALNDLESLPLDFVAVEEGYSRGTLSVWGF from the coding sequence ATGAATTTTGATTACAACAATGCCAAGGAACAGCTGGACAAAAAAGTATCCGAGCTGCGGGAAAAGCCCTTTCTTCCGGAAGAGCTTGTCAATTTAATTGCAAATGTTGCCGCCATCCAGCTGGAAGCACAGCAGCACTCCTCTCCAACCATACCGACAAATCTGGCTTCTGCTGAAGCCAACCTTCAAGGCCGCCCGCTGCTGACCCGCGAGGACTTCACTTATGATTATGAACAGGCCTGCAAGCTGGTAGACAGCTTGGCCGAAATGGTGAGTAAAGAAGAAGGGCCCATTGCCGAAGCAAGCACACTCATCACTGCAAACATCAAATCCGGTGAATTAGACCTGAAAGAAGCGTTCAAAGCCTACCTTGAAACAAACGAAGATTTTTTCATGGGCTGGGCGGAGAAAATGCCCGAAGCTCCGCGCACGCTCAGTTTTCTCATCCAGTCTGCATTGACTCCTTCCATAAAAACCGTTGCCGCTGCACTGGCAGACAAGCTGCCTGAGATAGAAGCAGACACTTCTGAACGGGCTGACAATGAAGAACTGGACTTCGAACTGGAACAGCCCGCGCCGCGTAACCACGGACACTGTCCCATCTGCGGCTCTGTGCCTTTCATGCACACCCTGCACCACCAGCAGGGCTTCCGCTATGCCAGCTGTTCCTTCTGCCACACCGAGTACCGAGTGCGCAGAATGGCCTGTGCTTACTGCGATGAGACCAACGCAGATAACCTCAAATTTTTCACTGTGGAAGAAGCACCGGGCTACCGGGTCGATGTCTGCGATTCCTGCAAGACTTACCTAAAAACTACCGACTTCCGAAAGCTGGACAGAACGTCCGTGCCCGCCCTTAACGACCTTGAGTCCCTGCCCCTTGATTTTGTAGCAGTGGAAGAAGGTTACAGCCGGGGCACCCTATCCGTCTGGGGGTTCTAA
- the moaA gene encoding GTP 3',8-cyclase MoaA, producing the protein MVLTDKIGRTVNYLRLSVTDRCNLRCMYCVTKDFKFIPHPAILRYEEMLRLVDLAASMNISKLRLTGGEPFARRGFMDFISAVMNSHPELDLRITTNGTLIEPLVPELKKIGVSRLNISLDTLDRETFKEVTGRDHLNEVLTAISACLSAGIRVKVNAVAMKGINDKELGSFIDFARENPIDMRFIEFMPMGDDTKSDSRFWSADDILEQARQYAVLTKEKVRPENHGPARVYAIENGKGRLGLISPVSSHFCATCNRLRITSDGQLRTCLFSDKTYGLRDILRNPELDDDALRKVIAEATLDKPLGYHLLEQRSGCEGVCETQMSAIGG; encoded by the coding sequence ATGGTGCTTACCGACAAGATAGGCCGCACTGTAAATTATCTGCGGCTGAGCGTTACCGATCGCTGTAACCTGCGCTGCATGTATTGCGTGACCAAGGATTTCAAGTTCATCCCCCACCCGGCTATCCTGCGCTACGAGGAAATGCTGCGGCTGGTGGATCTGGCTGCTTCCATGAATATTTCCAAACTGAGGCTAACCGGAGGAGAACCCTTTGCCCGCCGCGGTTTCATGGATTTTATTTCAGCGGTCATGAACAGCCACCCGGAGCTGGACCTGCGTATCACCACCAACGGAACACTCATTGAACCGCTGGTGCCGGAACTCAAAAAGATAGGGGTCAGCAGGCTGAACATATCGCTGGATACCCTTGACCGTGAGACCTTCAAGGAAGTTACCGGACGTGATCACCTCAACGAGGTGCTGACTGCTATTTCCGCCTGCCTCTCAGCCGGGATCAGGGTTAAAGTCAATGCTGTTGCCATGAAAGGAATCAACGACAAGGAACTGGGGTCTTTCATTGATTTTGCGCGGGAAAATCCCATCGACATGCGCTTCATCGAATTCATGCCCATGGGCGATGACACCAAATCCGACAGCAGATTCTGGTCTGCGGATGATATCCTTGAACAAGCCCGGCAATATGCGGTCCTCACAAAGGAAAAAGTCAGACCTGAGAATCACGGCCCTGCGCGCGTGTATGCCATTGAAAACGGCAAAGGCAGGCTGGGCCTTATTTCCCCGGTCAGCTCCCACTTCTGCGCCACCTGCAACAGGCTGCGCATCACCTCTGACGGTCAGCTGCGGACCTGTCTTTTTTCCGACAAGACCTACGGGCTGCGTGACATTTTAAGGAACCCCGAGCTCGATGACGACGCACTGCGCAAAGTAATCGCAGAAGCCACTCTCGACAAACCGCTGGGGTACCATCTCTTAGAACAAAGATCAGGATGTGAAGGTGTATGCGAAACACAGATGTCGGCAATAGGCGGATAG
- a CDS encoding IS1595 family transposase, with protein MRNTDVGNRRIEEAALEAVSESRDELLERLVSSEEEARNFLLHKALGDRNPFCPRCREHKLYNLNGDRYRCSSCKYTFQDFSGRWINNGGLSCREWVRLIQMFAEDHTAHAISIDLELSYNATYKAITALRFAILAQAIDAQQLLSSETGLHTHLKNKKLTGVPSKKSTGTIPVFGIMEKNGWVFIDLMQNISAESVFHFNHNFHLKLVRHGSIIHTDRYQKYDSLILCGDDSLPLDYIRKYPDITPHIEISGGEFWQFARQRFKRYKGISPHRFPLYLKELEFRFNNRSKDLFDLLTTYICKIVPDVD; from the coding sequence ATGCGAAACACAGATGTCGGCAATAGGCGGATAGAAGAAGCGGCTCTGGAAGCTGTTTCCGAAAGCAGGGATGAATTGCTTGAACGGCTGGTATCCTCCGAAGAGGAAGCCAGAAATTTCCTGCTGCACAAAGCCTTGGGAGACCGCAACCCCTTCTGCCCCCGCTGCCGGGAGCATAAGCTCTATAATCTCAATGGCGACCGCTACCGCTGCTCTTCCTGCAAATACACCTTTCAGGATTTCAGCGGTCGCTGGATCAACAACGGTGGCCTCTCCTGCCGCGAATGGGTGCGCCTCATCCAGATGTTCGCCGAGGATCACACCGCACATGCAATCTCCATAGACCTTGAACTTTCCTACAACGCAACCTACAAGGCCATCACCGCGCTCAGATTTGCAATTCTGGCACAGGCCATCGATGCCCAACAATTGCTAAGTTCCGAAACAGGACTGCACACCCATCTCAAGAACAAAAAACTCACTGGAGTGCCTTCCAAAAAGTCCACCGGAACCATCCCTGTTTTCGGAATAATGGAAAAAAACGGCTGGGTGTTCATCGACTTAATGCAGAACATCAGCGCCGAATCGGTATTCCACTTCAACCACAACTTCCACCTAAAGCTGGTCCGTCACGGAAGCATCATCCACACCGACCGATACCAGAAGTACGATTCCCTGATCCTATGCGGAGATGATTCCCTACCGCTAGATTACATCCGCAAGTACCCGGACATCACCCCGCACATAGAAATTTCCGGCGGGGAATTCTGGCAATTCGCCCGTCAGCGTTTCAAGCGCTACAAAGGAATTTCCCCGCATCGCTTTCCTTTATATTTGAAGGAACTGGAATTTAGATTCAACAATCGTTCGAAGGATTTGTTCGATTTATTGACTACTTATATTTGTAAGATTGTGCCGGACGTGGATTAG